Below is a genomic region from Silurus meridionalis isolate SWU-2019-XX chromosome 1, ASM1480568v1, whole genome shotgun sequence.
CTATAAAGCAACAGCATTATTTTGTAAACGCTGGGGTTTGGCTGATGCCCTGTGAGTAATGTggttgctattattattaagtgtgtTTGCTAAAAGACTTTTGATATCCCCTTCAAGAAATGCCCttaagaaagattttttttgtttgtttgtttttttgcctttctATAAACTGAAATGAGAGACCACATTCATTTTTCCTTTCCCTTTTATTCTACTACTTGAGGGAAGATAATTTGATTgaacaaaatcttaaaaaaaaataaaatcaatcacaAGTGCCCAAGACCAAAAAGATTTGGTTACACAGTTGCTAGTTTTGATGGGACCTGTTACTCTCACACTTGTGACTAACACTAGTTAGTATCACTGTAGTATCACTAGTATCCCTGACGCTATGGGGGCATTTGCTTTACTCCCAATTTTCCTCTGTCTAATTTGTGATGTAACTAGTCATGCAGTGCTATACATAGGCAAGAAGCTCCCTATTTAATAGTACTACAGAGAAGGAATATCTCAAAATTAGGTAAACCTTATTCTCAGAATGATTTCCTGGAGCCccctttcacctttttttttcccaactatGCCTCCTGCAATGTGCACAAAAGATGGTAACGTTTCAATACCTTGTTattttgagactggactactgcaactgtCTGGCAGGTCTGCTTCTGCAAGATATCTGTCCCCTACAACTGATCCAGATTGCACATCCATCAACCTTTTCATGAACAATGTAGTTCCCACACTAGTTTGATTCacttccttcactggcttcttGTAGCTACACGTGACTGATTTAATTCActacaaagacaaaaataaaccaagacaTTTCCTCTAGCACTTACTTGGATCCGTTTCGCAGGTACAAGAAAGTCAGGTATAAAGGCTTTTCACTATTTTGGTGGGtaagtggtaaaaaaaagaaaaaagagaatgtGAAAATCATTGATGTTGTGGGACAACTAAATAACTATCAGTAAATAATCCCAGCACTGAAatccattaattaaaaaatttccTATACATCTACAAAATTATTACGGTACCTATTAGCTGACTTTTCATGAGCCAAAAAAGAATGGTGTTTAATGTAGCTAACTCTAATTAAAGTTTAGCGATAGCTAGtttgatatttaaattttaattccaATTTGCTAGATGGGACACTTTACTGACTAACATAACCAGGCCTACTTTTACCTCAAATGAATTGCAGTTATTGATGTTAACATACAAAGCATATCTTCGGCTGATTAGATTCGTTGTTAAACTTAGCAGCATCTGACATGTAAAAAGATCAACAGCATACACGTGAATGCATTTTAACCAGTGTTGTGCAGTAACACGTTActgtaacgaagttacttttgacagtaactaatactgtaacgcgttacttttaaaaataaagtaacttcgttactattaccgtatggtgcgttacccgttacttttttaaatgaatgaatttggactaaagtgtagcctacagtttAACCTGTTTATAGCAGCGACgcactgtaggattggtggataaaccactgtaaacacgaagaagacgcactgtgggcgtgtctccgtttattcaggtctgtgcggcagtaatggcgagtcgaggcgagagcaagacgagtttctcaaagtggaaatatgctcattatttcactttagaggagtataaagacaaaaactttttagtcaaatgtaagctgtgtatTTCTGGTTCGacgctcgtatctactgcgatagcagcacctccagaaactccacgcCCGACGgcgctagaagctagaagctaccccggtgttgtacattgttgatagttttcatacttaagctgtgaaaggaacatttttaagagctcaacacaacagcttttatgatgcagaagccactttagtttttgattgtgaatatattattcagcttgttttgttatttatttcagaaatccttgtgatatattcagtttgtgcaggtctgacttaaataaaatagtgtttaaaaattacttcgtgtcagttttgtgtttgtatagatcaTAACGCATAAaggggcattaatgggaacattaaagaaggttctttaaaaaagtaacttaaaatttacttttaacagtaacgcattactttatggtgtaagtaatcaacaaagtaactaagttacttttttaatgaagtaacaagtaactgtaactagttactattttttaacaACACTGATTATAACCTCCATGTAAGTCCAAATTATTGCAGGTCTGTAAGGCTAGGTACGATTTTAGCTCGTACTTTAGGTATGATTTAGTTCGTACTttaaaaatggcattttttttttctccctgctcTTTTAGCATTAGaaaaaatgaatacatgaaaatatattCTACATTTTAAGAGCAACCCTACCTTCATTCTAATATTAAACTGTACAAATATAGTAATTACTGCAGTCAACTCCTCCTGAAAATATGGTTCTAATCAAtgcaaattatataattttaattaaaaatgctaCAAATGTAGGTTCTGTATGTCCTGCTTAAACTTACTTGAccacacatttttgtttgaaactACTGAGAGCAACAAACCATGTGATTGCGACTATGTGACTACGCAATGTTGCCTTACAAGTCTATAGACAATTTATTTTACTGACCTCCTACTAATAACCATAGCAACAAGAACTTCAGTAACTGAGACCTCTGGTGACAAGTAGTGGTATTCTGGTAAATGAATGTGACACCAGTTTGCGTCTGAATGTTCCAGATAGTCTTATCATACACAGGCACGATGGGCAGAAAGTCATCTTACGTACATACTTGTATTTTGTATTCACGTAGAAAGCATAACTGTCAGGGTATAACTTTTTACTCGCAATATTTAGTATGTTTTTCCACTTATTTATGCAGACTAATAGAATTATAATATCACTCACAAAATAAGTTGTGATGCATCTTAAAGAAAACTTAATTATGTACTGTTAATTGTTAATGTAAtgaattacttaaataaatggaaatattgtttaaaattgGTTAATAACATTGTCTGCTATTCACAAGTATCAAcattaaaaagtgaaataaaatgcaattatcttttaaaaaatttaactaaatgtttcaataataattaaaagtgaCTACAGTGTACTACATATAAATGAACAGAATAGTCGGGGAGACTCCCTGATAATGACATCATCACTGGTATAATACCCACTGTGGGCTCCCAATGTTTTATCTTCTGCATAGGAGTGTGAGTCTGGTCACCATGCGTGAAATTGTTCACCTCCAGATCGGACAGTGTGGTAATCAGATCAGTTCAAAGGTATGTGATAGCAAAATTGTTACTGTAATTTCACCTCCATTTTCTCCCGAGTACGATATAATGGTTTAAAAGAgtaacacatttaaatacactACTAAAAAAGTTAGGCACTTTTTGAAAAATGCTAAAAAGTTGGTATCTGATGTATGACTAAGTAGCTTGTTTTTTAGTTTGgttaaacaaatcaattaaacaactttaatgtatgtgtaattacatttgttttatatgaTGAAATATGGTTGGTATAATGCCTTGGCAAAGGGGCTGGGTGTTTCCCTTCATTAAAATCTACTGAAAGATaaacaagatgaagaacagtCTAAGGTGTCTTTATCAATGTGAAATACAGAGTAGATTATAAAGTTTATGAATAAtgctttagaaaattaaatggaTAGCTTAATAAACAGCAAGCAGGGTCGGTaaagttgttgttgttcttaAAGTAATGTTTTGGATTACATCTAAGCTGCATCATGGagaagaattattattattattttagattaaCTAAATTTATCCAAAAGAATGCTTATATGTAGTGTACATTCACTGTCAAGTAAAATGTTAGctaatgtttgaaaaaaaaaattatgtgctTGATTCTAAACTTGTATttgaacaattattttaatatgtattaagTTCTGGGAAGTTATCAGTGATGAACATGGTATCAATCCAGTGGGAATCTATGAGGGGGACACAAACCTACAGCTGGAGAGAATCAATGTCTACTTTACTGAAGCAAGTGGTAAGAGAATTACATTCATAAACATCTATGTTGagctttaattaaatatttggttatctgtgtctgtatctgggTCCAGCTGTAGTACTGCAGACATTTACAGACATTTGTGTCAACATCAgtagttttattttgtgttcctGAATGCTTATGAAACACATGttgatggggttttttttgtttaatttttatttggaaaattctattcaaatttaataaaaaaaagtaaattcaattttattgtcaatttcatttttataactTTAATAAATAGCATTTTGCTAATAGATAAAGAGGTTGACATTATTCAGATTATGAAATATTACAGATTTTAATACAGAGAGGTGAGCACTATTATCTCATTTGTCTATTAGCAGTGCTTTACTCTAAAAGCCCAAATGCTTAAACATTTAAGCCATTTTTTCtatacactaaacacattttagTTTGCAATTAATTAGTTTAAGGCCTACTACAAAATTCATACCATTCACCAGcagtaataaacaaacaattgcAATTCAGTTACTAGGATGCGCCAAAAAAGTTCTAaaacaaagattatacacatgAAAGAGATGGTAAAGttcatgatccaaaacatacaaGCTGTAATGTCTTAAGTTTGTATGGCTGCTTCTGAAAAAGGCTCACTAGATAGTATTGATGATGTAACTCATGATGGAAGTGTGCAGAATTCATTTAGTCTACAGaaacattctgtttttttttttagagaaaacAATCCAATTTAATTGTTTAGGAATATCATgcagcaagacaatgacccaaaacacaacAATGAACTTCATCTTGCATGAAAAAGTATCatgaaaggaaaacaaattGGTAAAAACTTAATATTaagtgatatttatttttaagactaATGGGGACTAATGTTGAAGTTGTGTAATACAATTCAGTGTAAAAAtttttgcattaattttttCCAGCCACATAACAGCTCATTAAAACCTTtaccaaataaaatattttacagtttttcccaCAATAAAACTACATAATAATTGCTGTAATTGACATATTCCTCATACATATTTATGGATGTGTGTTCTTAGGTGGGAAGTATGTCCCTCGTGCACTACTGGTAGATTTGGAGCCAGGAACAATAGACAGTGTGAGGGGAAGTCGCATTGGAGAACTTTTCAGACCTGACAACTTCATACATGGTGAGACcaactgtaaaataattttatttacaaagagATTTTTCAATGGCAGTAAAATCTACTGCTGAGAATAAATCAGCAACTATGATACATTGTTAATCTTAGCATCCAGTTAGTAGCTGAGGTACAAAGGATGAGGCATAATGCAATAAATAACACATACAGAACTGCAAATGTTATAAAGcttgattttaataaaaagttttgtttttacaacTATTACTTCACAGGAAATTCTGGAGCTGGAAATAATTGGGCAAAAGGTCACTACACAGAGGGTGCAGAGTTGGTTGAACAAGTTATAGACCGTGTCCGTAATGAAGCTGAAATCTGCGACTGCCTGCAGGGCTTCCAGTTTGTTCACTCTTTGGGTGGTGGCACTGGCTCAGGCATGGGCACATTGCTCATCAACAAAATTCGTGAAGAGTTCCCAGACCGAATCATGAATAGCTTTAGTGTCATGCCCTCTCCTAAAGTCTCAGACACAGTAGTGGAACCATATAATGCCACACTGTCCATTCACCAGCTGATTGAAAATACAGATGAGACATTCTGCATTGACAACGAAGCTCTTTACGATATCTGTTTCCGTACACTTAAGCTCACCACGCCAACCTATGGAGATCTCAATCACCTTGTGTCTATGACTATGAGTGGAGTCACAACATCCCTGCGCTTCCCTGGTCAGTTGAATGCTGACCTCCGCAAGCTGGCTGTCAACATGGTGCCTTTTCCCCGTCTTCACTTCTTTATGCCTGGTTTTGCTCCTCTCATACCACGAGGATGTCAACAGTACCAGGCCCTCACTGTTCCTGAACTCACCCAGCAGATGTTTGATTCCCGGAACATGATGACGGCATGTGACCCTCGGCATGGCCGATACCTTACTGTTGCAGGAGTTTTCCGTGGTCGCATGTCTACTAAAGAAGTGGACGAACAAATGCTTATTGTTCAGCAGAAGAACAGCAATTACTTTGTGGAATGGATCCCCCACAACGTTAAAGTGGCTGTTTGTGACATCCCACCACGTGGTCTTAAAATGGCATCTACCTTCATTGGAAACAACACGGCCATCCAAGAGATTTTCAGACGTGTCGGAGAGCAGTTTGCTATGATGTTCCGCCGCAAGGCTTTTCTGCACTGGTACACCGGAGAGGGCATGGATGAGATGGAGTTCACAGAAGCTGAGAGCAACATGAATGATCTAGTGTCTGAGTATCAGCAATATCAGGATGCCACAGCAGAGTTGGACTGGGAGCCAGAAGAAGAAATTACAGAGGTAGAGGGAAATCCAGCAACAGTAATAAACACCAGAGATGAAACAAACACTGAGACTGTAAGTGAAGCTTAGTCTAGTAAGCAGTTGTGGTGAGGAGGGTTGTGTTAACAACTGTGCTAAATCttgaatattaaattttttttttatttagaacattttACTATTActacaatttattaatataaaaacaatagagTGACATTATATGTTcttgttttaaacaaacatattatttttgcttaattataacaaaaaatatttgtaaagctTGTGTTTAATATGTTAGCTTGGTTGAGCATCTtttgcagtgtgtaatgttttaaattCTGTACCCCACAAAActctgtttttaaataatgttccAAAATGTAGTATGTAtaattgaacacacacacccacacccacacccacacacacacacacatatttatatatatttatatttacaaaaatgttcCATTAGTTTatttgtgcaaaatgtaaaattgtaaaagaaaGATGTTagactaaatatttatttttacaatggaGCCAAAatatttgtctttctgtcttttgtttttcccaGGGTTTTTCCCcaattaatttgattaatacCTAGCTTATCTTCTTTTACCAAATTagtatacatattttttaagtttgaaTAGACCAAATTCCCAAGATTCTAAACATGCTAATACACCACATGAAGGTCCATAAAGCAACCCTGGTCTTCCAAACAGGCGGGCTGACAGGACATGATTAGACTCAAGCAGCTCTGTAGATATTGATAAGGAACTCAGAAAACAACCTCCATTAACCACAGAAGACAGTGAAAGCCACTGTTAAGAAACTTGCTAACATCCTGTAGAATTAGACACTGAAAAAGCTCGCCCCTCCCTTTAACCATGGTCAGATTATGGCACAATGATGAGGCACCATAATGCAGAATTAGAATAGAAAATGTATTACACTGACAGAGGTCTGCAACCAACTGATAGTTTTTTGTTATCAACAATATGAGCTACAATACAAGCTAGCTAcaagcaacaaaaacaatattaagtttgtaaat
It encodes:
- the tubb1 gene encoding tubulin beta-1 chain, with translation MFYLLHRSVSLVTMREIVHLQIGQCGNQISSKFWEVISDEHGINPVGIYEGDTNLQLERINVYFTEASGGKYVPRALLVDLEPGTIDSVRGSRIGELFRPDNFIHGNSGAGNNWAKGHYTEGAELVEQVIDRVRNEAEICDCLQGFQFVHSLGGGTGSGMGTLLINKIREEFPDRIMNSFSVMPSPKVSDTVVEPYNATLSIHQLIENTDETFCIDNEALYDICFRTLKLTTPTYGDLNHLVSMTMSGVTTSLRFPGQLNADLRKLAVNMVPFPRLHFFMPGFAPLIPRGCQQYQALTVPELTQQMFDSRNMMTACDPRHGRYLTVAGVFRGRMSTKEVDEQMLIVQQKNSNYFVEWIPHNVKVAVCDIPPRGLKMASTFIGNNTAIQEIFRRVGEQFAMMFRRKAFLHWYTGEGMDEMEFTEAESNMNDLVSEYQQYQDATAELDWEPEEEITEVEGNPATVINTRDETNTETVSEA